In Bradyrhizobium sp. WD16, the genomic stretch GGCACGCTCCCGGCCGGGTCCCGCTCGACCCGGATTCCTATTGGGGCTTTCTGCTGACCATGGGCGCGACTGAGGGCAACCTCTATGCCTTGTGGAACGCGCGGGATTATCTCGCAGGGGATCCTCTGATGCACGGCGGCAGCGGCGAGAAGAACAGGGTGCCCGTGTTGTTTTACAGCGAGGATACACACTACTCGATCACCAAGTGTACTCGCCTGCTGCAACTGGAGACTTTTCATAAACTGGGGAATGGCCTGTATCCTGGTCTTTGCCCGATTACCAAGGATGGTCGCTGGCCGGACGGAATCCCGAGCTGCGACGGCTCGATCGATCCGAAACACCTCGCCGCGCTGGTCGATTTTTTCGTTGCCCGTGGGTACCCGCCAATCGTCTTCCTCAACGTCGGCACGAGCTTCAAAGGCGCCTATGACGACGTCGAGTCGGTCTGGCAAGCTTTGTTGCCGGTTTTCGAACGGCATGGGCTACGGATCCGCGCGACAGAAAATGAGCGACAGGACTACTGGGTGCACATCGACGGGGCGTTGGGCGCCGGCTATCTCCCCCATCTCGAGAAAGCGAAGGCGCTCGGACTGACTGAGGAGCGGGTGCCGATCTTCGATTTCCGTTTACCCTATGTCTCGTCCATCGTGACAAGCGCGCACAAGTGGTTCGGTGCACCATTTCCGAGTGGGGTGTTTATGACCCGCGAAAAGTACCGGCTTAATCCATGTGCCCAAGCGCAATACGTCGTGACACCGGATTCGACGCTCGCCAGCAGCCGCAACGGCCTCTCAGCTCTGATCCTGTGGTATGCCATCAATAATTCAGTCGGGGATACGCCGGCGCGCGTGGCGTCCCGTTGCGCCCGTCTTGCGGATTACGCAACGAGGCGCCTCGAGAAAATTCGAGAATGGCATCCTGGCTTTTGGGTGAAACGCGCATCTGCGTCGCTGGCGGTGCGTTTTCCGACGCCCAGATCGGAGATTTTCGAGAGGTTTGGTCTCAGCGCAGATGGCGGCGCATCACACATTTTCATCATGCCGCATGTAACCCGCTCCATGGTCGACGCACTGGCGGAGGCGCTCTCGGCGCCGAATGCGTTCGAAGGATGCGTCTAGTGTGGTTTTGGATCTGACGCGCGTTTGAAGAACTCGCTGCAATGCTGAAACGAGCGTCAGATCCACCGCGCTAGGCGGACTGTTAGGGCCGAACGCGAGCGCCGGACGCTGACTCTGCGTGGAGGAAATTTGCAGAGGCAAGTCACTCACTTGCCGCCAGCTCCCTGTTTTGGAAGTTCGTACGGCAACGGCGGCCGCTTCTGGATACGAACTTCGGAAATGCCGGCGGTCATGCATTTTCGAGCGATGTCGACGCCGGTTCGCGTGAAGAAGGCGCGTCACAACAAAAAGCTGGAGCAGAAAGTGCTCTAGTGTCCTGTCTCCGAATTACCGCTTCATTTGCCTCACCCTCGCACGGTCATTCGGAGACATCAGGACACTAGCAAAATCAAAAAGCTAGTGTGGCTTATGTCTCGCAATTGCCTACAGGGGCTTGCCGCAAAGGGCATAGGCAATTGCGAGACGCCACACTAGACGTCGACGACGCAGCCTGCCGACCAGATGCCGCGATCATCGGAGGCGACTTTCAGCGCGGTGAGCGTCGCTCCCTTCGGTTCGCAGGCCGGGGCGTGGCGTGCGACATCGACCGGTTCGCCCCAGGCCGTCGCCGACAATCGCCTGCCGTCCTCGATGATGACGGCGTAGTGCCCGAACAGCATGCGCCGAACCGCCATTTCGTAGATGATCGCATTGAGCCACTGCGGCAGCAGCAGCTCGCGATCCGGCGCCGCACAATGAATCTCGACCGCCATCAGCGGCTGCACCGCCGCATCGGTGACCACGGCGGTCAAGGCCTGCGCCGCCTGCTCGAAGGCTTGCGCCGGTGTCGAGCCAAAACCACGCACGCCGATATCGGCATCGTGCGGGAAGTGTTCCCACCGACCTTCGGCCGCCACAGGCCCGTCACATGTATCGATCGCCATCGCCAACCTCCGCCTGATCGAAGCGGCACGACAGTCCGGAGCCTGACCGGCTTCGCCGGCGCGACTTTGACTTATGTCAACCTCCGGGCGGAGCGTGCAGGGTGCGGTGACCCCGGCCGACGTCTCGAAGACACCAGACCGGCGTTCCGTCGGCGCATGGAACACGAACCCGCGCATCACCACGCCGGGCGGCGATCGAGGCCGGAGTTCAACTTCTACGAGCCCTGCACGAACACGCCATGGCGGTCCGTGACGTATTTCAGCAGTTGAGTGAAGGAAGCGACCGCGGTGGTGTTGAAGTGCCACTCGTGTGGCGTCTCGCAATTGCCTATGCCCTTTGCGGCAAGCCCCTGTAGGCAATTGCGAGACATAGGCCACACTAGCACTTTGATTTTGCTAGTGTCCCTATGTCTCCGAATTACCGTGCGAGCGCGAGGCAAACGTAGCGGTAATTCGGAGACGGGACACTAGCGGCCACCGCCCCCCAGGCTGAAATGATCGGTGAGCTGATCATCGGCAGGCGGCTGGACGACGGCATGCCGGGCTCCGGTCTCGATCTCGCCATCGCCCGCGATCTCGCCACGCTCTACGGCGG encodes the following:
- a CDS encoding pyridoxal-dependent decarboxylase, translating into MTEEALLELTKKKNTSSPNDRIKELYARLSTQQRDFLGLQLSQALDFSSLAPFLNIHLNNLGDPFVSNCATLNTREMECEVLDHFAGLWHAPGRVPLDPDSYWGFLLTMGATEGNLYALWNARDYLAGDPLMHGGSGEKNRVPVLFYSEDTHYSITKCTRLLQLETFHKLGNGLYPGLCPITKDGRWPDGIPSCDGSIDPKHLAALVDFFVARGYPPIVFLNVGTSFKGAYDDVESVWQALLPVFERHGLRIRATENERQDYWVHIDGALGAGYLPHLEKAKALGLTEERVPIFDFRLPYVSSIVTSAHKWFGAPFPSGVFMTREKYRLNPCAQAQYVVTPDSTLASSRNGLSALILWYAINNSVGDTPARVASRCARLADYATRRLEKIREWHPGFWVKRASASLAVRFPTPRSEIFERFGLSADGGASHIFIMPHVTRSMVDALAEALSAPNAFEGCV
- a CDS encoding archease translates to MRGFVFHAPTERRSGVFETSAGVTAPCTLRPEVDISQSRAGEAGQAPDCRAASIRRRLAMAIDTCDGPVAAEGRWEHFPHDADIGVRGFGSTPAQAFEQAAQALTAVVTDAAVQPLMAVEIHCAAPDRELLLPQWLNAIIYEMAVRRMLFGHYAVIIEDGRRLSATAWGEPVDVARHAPACEPKGATLTALKVASDDRGIWSAGCVVDV